One Vicinamibacterales bacterium DNA window includes the following coding sequences:
- a CDS encoding glycosyltransferase family 39 protein, which yields MTNRSYWTWLAAVVVLAAALRGLFPTADPPWRSTVGVVWHDEGAWTHNARNKALYGHWVQDAWNPVYIAPVFTGLEYLSFDAFGVGLRQARLVSEVFGVLSVVLLALGVRRIAGNAAGLYAGALAATNYVYVMYDRAAIMEGLMAACIVGSWFCSTRAERRPIWGAAAAVMAALAFFTKAAAAFYVASLGLVSILALVASQPRDGDRGEPDSNHRAAAAWALAGLVVSFGLAAALFVLPHWADYQFYNWQVSVTRKPSYDMASLLQRVTWFPVLHDTFSRSWPELLLALLGAWQIASRWRGARDAERLLLLWVAMGSLEMLVHDVGNERRFVFLLPALAAFTGIALAARAFEFHRPSTLVGWLAQPLVFYSCYVVTAPLVRLLFLGAVHDHRLRETVRISAVGALLAGSLTMFVLRKQGAASLFMRRWGAAALFVLLLGWDLFQFAGWAHGRTYKNYAAMLALRTSVPPETPIQGKLANGLALENRIRPIFIGHGFGNYVDRTQRADVRYILTYTSPWLGYEGSQIVDVLDASPGWRIIMKFDVAESSSGHDTAVLIDKRARD from the coding sequence ATGACCAATCGGTCCTACTGGACCTGGCTCGCCGCGGTCGTCGTCCTGGCCGCCGCCCTGCGCGGACTGTTTCCAACGGCCGATCCTCCCTGGCGGTCCACGGTCGGGGTCGTGTGGCACGACGAGGGCGCGTGGACCCACAACGCCCGAAACAAGGCGCTCTACGGGCACTGGGTCCAGGACGCGTGGAATCCGGTCTACATCGCGCCCGTGTTCACCGGCCTCGAATATCTGTCGTTCGACGCGTTTGGCGTCGGCCTGCGGCAGGCACGGCTCGTCTCGGAGGTCTTCGGCGTCCTGTCCGTGGTCCTGCTCGCGCTGGGCGTGCGGCGGATCGCCGGAAACGCCGCCGGCCTCTATGCAGGAGCCCTGGCGGCCACGAACTACGTGTATGTCATGTACGACCGCGCCGCCATCATGGAAGGGCTGATGGCGGCGTGCATCGTAGGCTCGTGGTTCTGCTCGACCCGCGCCGAACGCCGGCCGATCTGGGGAGCCGCGGCCGCCGTGATGGCCGCACTCGCGTTCTTCACCAAGGCCGCCGCGGCGTTCTACGTGGCGTCCCTTGGTCTCGTGTCGATCCTGGCGCTCGTCGCGAGCCAGCCAAGAGACGGCGACCGCGGCGAGCCCGACTCGAACCATCGCGCCGCCGCGGCGTGGGCGCTGGCCGGCCTCGTCGTGTCGTTCGGGCTCGCCGCCGCGCTCTTCGTGCTCCCGCACTGGGCCGACTATCAGTTCTACAACTGGCAGGTCTCGGTGACCCGCAAGCCGAGCTACGACATGGCGTCACTGCTGCAACGGGTCACGTGGTTTCCGGTGCTGCACGACACCTTCAGCCGATCGTGGCCGGAACTGCTGCTCGCGCTCCTGGGCGCCTGGCAGATCGCGTCGCGGTGGCGCGGCGCGCGCGATGCCGAACGGCTGCTGCTGCTGTGGGTGGCGATGGGATCGCTCGAGATGCTGGTGCACGACGTCGGCAACGAGCGCCGCTTCGTGTTCCTCCTGCCGGCCTTGGCGGCATTCACCGGCATCGCCCTGGCGGCGCGCGCCTTCGAGTTCCACCGGCCGTCGACGCTGGTCGGGTGGCTGGCCCAGCCACTCGTCTTTTACTCGTGCTACGTCGTCACGGCTCCGCTGGTGCGCCTGCTGTTCCTCGGCGCCGTGCACGATCATCGACTGCGAGAAACCGTCCGAATCTCGGCAGTCGGCGCGCTGCTGGCTGGTTCGCTGACGATGTTCGTGCTGCGGAAACAGGGTGCCGCGTCGCTCTTCATGCGCCGGTGGGGAGCGGCGGCGCTGTTCGTCCTCCTGCTCGGCTGGGACTTGTTCCAGTTCGCCGGCTGGGCGCATGGGCGAACCTACAAGAACTATGCGGCGATGCTGGCGCTCAGGACCTCCGTCCCGCCGGAGACGCCGATTCAGGGGAAACTGGCCAACGGCCTGGCGCTCGAGAACCGCATCCGCCCGATCTTCATCGGCCATGGGTTCGGCAACTACGTCGATCGGACGCAGCGCGCGGATGTGCGATATATTTTGACCTACACCAGCCCCTGGCTCGGCTACGAAGGCTCTCAGATCGTGGACGTCCTTGACGCCTCGCCGGGCTGGCGGATCATCATGAAGTTCGACGTCGCGGAATCGAGCTCGGGCCACGACACGGCTGTTCTGATCGACAAGCGTGCGCGCGATTGA
- a CDS encoding class I SAM-dependent methyltransferase: protein MRAIDERAIKAHADQRFRSEYDYALFEYYRSAKVIAFLDRSGVRIAGRVLDAGCGGGGMPLSLAEEARQVVGIDPINRFGDAGVRLARERERGNLRFALADGMALPFATGVFDLVLSHAVIEHVADAPRYLRECARVLAPGGRVYLSTSPYLSFAGAHLPRLKLPVPLHLIVGRRLAFRAFVRLARHAPWLLREPANENSFIKLARLGQIKHDDLLEKVTVSRLRQQISAAGLAIVREELHVTATIRRLPRLLAQAVREDGILRDIFISNMEYVLARAGDPSRVPNPATPSQRGTTGSRPAGADGHA from the coding sequence GTGCGCGCGATTGACGAGCGCGCCATCAAGGCGCACGCCGACCAGCGATTCCGTTCCGAGTACGACTACGCGCTGTTCGAGTACTACCGCAGCGCGAAAGTGATCGCCTTTCTCGATCGCTCGGGTGTCAGGATCGCCGGCCGCGTCCTCGACGCGGGCTGCGGCGGCGGCGGCATGCCGCTGTCCCTCGCCGAAGAGGCGCGTCAGGTCGTCGGGATAGATCCGATCAACCGTTTCGGCGATGCCGGGGTCCGCCTGGCGCGCGAGCGGGAGCGCGGCAACCTGCGGTTCGCGCTGGCCGACGGCATGGCGCTGCCGTTTGCGACCGGCGTCTTCGATCTGGTGCTGTCGCACGCGGTCATCGAGCACGTCGCCGACGCGCCGCGCTACCTGCGCGAATGCGCGCGTGTCCTGGCGCCGGGTGGGCGCGTGTATCTCTCGACTTCGCCGTATCTGTCGTTTGCGGGCGCGCACCTGCCGCGGCTGAAGCTGCCGGTGCCGCTGCACCTGATCGTCGGCCGGCGTCTGGCCTTTCGCGCGTTCGTGCGCCTGGCGCGGCACGCGCCGTGGCTGCTGCGCGAGCCCGCCAACGAGAATTCGTTCATCAAGCTGGCGCGGCTCGGCCAGATCAAGCACGACGACCTGCTGGAAAAGGTGACCGTGTCGCGGCTCCGGCAGCAGATTTCCGCCGCCGGCTTGGCGATCGTCCGCGAAGAGCTGCACGTCACCGCGACGATCCGCCGGCTGCCACGGCTGCTCGCCCAGGCCGTACGCGAAGACGGCATCTTGCGCGACATCTTCATCAGCAACATGGAGTACGTGCTCGCGCGCGCCGGCGATCCTTCACGCGTCCCGAATCCCGCGACGCCGTCGCAGCGTGGCACGACCGGGAGCCGGCCCGCCGGGGCGGACGGCCATGCCTAA
- a CDS encoding GNAT family N-acetyltransferase: MPKPDVDRYRPEDRRGVEALYRRVFGSDAAESSRLRWEWQYRRNPNNPRGEPEIWVAREGPAIIGQYATMPVRLSILGREVTGSWGMDVMVAPERQRQGMGEVLFTTWDRNVGASLGLGLSGSSYRLFQKLHWPDLGPIPCFVKPLSRRAFRNPRWPMPINRLVSALTWPFVMIVARTRPLRAEVRLVQRFDESFTQLWERVAPNFDFAVRRDAAYLNWKYTGAPHVRYMIAALVREDATAGYAIYRHVYEPRGRVTLLVDLLADPEDEQGIATLLHWIDREARQADSDKIRAFALHAAYRKALKRAGYFQVKSTMEFVAKINGLEVPESFYGSTDRWHVTLGDSDQDR; the protein is encoded by the coding sequence ATGCCTAAGCCGGACGTCGATCGCTATCGTCCGGAGGATCGCCGCGGCGTCGAGGCGCTCTACCGCCGGGTGTTCGGCAGCGACGCGGCCGAGTCGAGCCGGCTGCGCTGGGAGTGGCAGTACCGCCGCAACCCGAACAACCCTCGTGGCGAACCGGAGATCTGGGTGGCCCGCGAGGGGCCCGCCATCATCGGGCAGTACGCGACGATGCCGGTGCGGCTGTCGATCCTCGGACGCGAAGTCACCGGCTCGTGGGGAATGGACGTAATGGTCGCGCCTGAGCGCCAGCGGCAGGGCATGGGCGAAGTGCTGTTCACGACCTGGGACCGGAACGTCGGTGCGTCGCTCGGCCTCGGTCTCTCCGGCTCGTCCTACCGCCTCTTTCAGAAGCTGCACTGGCCCGACCTGGGGCCCATCCCATGCTTCGTCAAGCCACTGTCGCGCCGCGCCTTCCGCAACCCGCGCTGGCCCATGCCGATCAACCGTCTGGTGTCGGCGCTGACCTGGCCGTTCGTGATGATCGTCGCCAGGACTCGGCCATTGCGGGCCGAAGTGCGCCTCGTGCAGCGGTTCGACGAGAGCTTCACGCAGCTCTGGGAGCGCGTCGCGCCGAACTTCGATTTTGCGGTCCGCCGCGACGCGGCCTATTTGAACTGGAAGTACACGGGAGCGCCGCACGTCCGTTACATGATCGCGGCGCTGGTGCGGGAGGACGCGACGGCGGGCTACGCCATCTACCGGCACGTCTACGAACCGCGCGGCCGCGTCACGCTGCTCGTCGATCTGCTCGCCGATCCCGAAGACGAGCAGGGCATTGCGACGCTGCTGCACTGGATCGATCGCGAGGCGCGCCAGGCGGATTCCGATAAGATCCGCGCCTTCGCGCTCCACGCCGCCTACCGCAAGGCGCTCAAGCGCGCCGGCTACTTCCAGGTGAAGTCGACCATGGAATTCGTCGCGAAGATCAACGGCCTCGAGGTGCCCGAGTCGTTCTATGGCAGCACGGATCGCTGGCACGTCACGCTCGGCGACTCGGATCAGGACCGGTAG
- a CDS encoding polysaccharide deacetylase family protein, which produces MQLLVGIDTEGDNQWDAAARAAQRFENIYALPRLHALFARHGVRPTYVVTYPVAVDPRSAETLRALQALGDCEIGAHHHAWETPPCSEDDVRRHPYAASLPLPQFEQQLLRLTEAIEQAVGRRPVSYRSGRFGFSAPHVAALERLGYLVESSVAPLFYEAHKQGPDFVEAPLRPYFLSYDSATKPGTSAVLEVPCSAALNRHLPRWLQYLYARAPRPYTTKRVLRKMGVAHVRWLRPSYSSLEDMRALAADLAAARQPVLNLLFHSSEAIVGGSPYNRTDAELAAFCDRLERFFEYAIGGLKAVPATFAEFQRAYCEPAPR; this is translated from the coding sequence ATGCAGCTGCTCGTGGGGATCGACACGGAAGGCGACAACCAGTGGGACGCCGCGGCGCGGGCGGCCCAGCGGTTCGAGAACATCTATGCGCTGCCGCGGCTGCACGCGCTGTTCGCGCGTCACGGGGTGCGCCCCACCTACGTCGTCACCTACCCGGTCGCGGTCGATCCCCGCTCGGCGGAGACGCTGCGCGCGCTGCAGGCGCTGGGCGATTGCGAGATCGGCGCGCACCATCACGCCTGGGAAACACCTCCCTGCAGTGAAGACGACGTGCGGCGCCATCCCTACGCGGCCAGCCTGCCGCTGCCGCAGTTCGAGCAGCAGCTGCTGCGGTTGACCGAGGCCATCGAGCAGGCCGTCGGACGCCGGCCGGTGTCATATCGGTCGGGTCGGTTCGGGTTCTCGGCCCCGCACGTAGCCGCGCTCGAACGTCTCGGCTACCTGGTCGAATCGAGCGTGGCGCCGCTCTTCTACGAGGCGCACAAACAGGGGCCCGACTTCGTCGAGGCGCCGCTGCGCCCATATTTTCTCTCCTACGACAGCGCAACCAAGCCGGGCACGAGCGCCGTGCTCGAAGTGCCGTGCTCGGCGGCGCTCAACCGGCATCTGCCGCGGTGGCTGCAGTATCTCTACGCGCGGGCGCCACGCCCCTACACGACCAAGCGCGTGCTGAGGAAGATGGGCGTCGCGCACGTCCGCTGGCTGCGGCCGTCGTATTCCTCGCTCGAGGACATGCGGGCCCTGGCCGCCGATCTCGCGGCGGCGCGGCAGCCGGTGCTGAACCTGCTGTTCCACTCGAGCGAGGCGATCGTCGGCGGGAGTCCCTACAACCGGACCGACGCCGAGCTCGCGGCATTCTGCGATCGGCTCGAGCGCTTCTTCGAGTACGCGATCGGCGGCCTGAAGGCGGTGCCGGCGACGTTCGCCGAATTCCAGCGCGCCTACTGCGAACCCGCTCCCCGCTGA
- a CDS encoding glycosyltransferase encodes MRILHVTPHLPPDQAANALLPFQLGEWARARGDEVAYIAHPPAQRQAPALDGVVTIPRTRRGLLQRTLRVGSMAGAWRIRRDAAPLIAAADVVHLHSNGLLPEIAAGIARRLRKPIVLTLYGTEIWHYRRKRLPPDLFTRAYRSASAVVFYSGGLLARARELGLDRPSLHVIYPAVAASFRHHDRAAQQREREALGIDARHLLVNVKRLHPLAGQRYLIEALPAVLRAHPDTHLVICGSGSLLPDLQSLVRSTGTERQVTFAGLVDNATVARYCAAADCFVLPSLLEALPTVAVEALASGTPVVSSDNPGGVELHGVFGDDVRVVPRENPAALAAAISARLETQERTAAATATAIEQHFRAAAVARQYWDLYDAVRSGAAC; translated from the coding sequence GTGCGCATCCTCCACGTCACACCGCACCTGCCGCCCGATCAGGCCGCCAACGCGCTGCTGCCCTTCCAGCTCGGCGAATGGGCGCGCGCGCGCGGCGACGAAGTGGCGTACATCGCGCACCCGCCGGCGCAGCGGCAGGCCCCCGCGCTCGACGGTGTCGTGACCATCCCACGCACGAGGCGCGGGCTGCTGCAGCGCACCCTGCGCGTGGGATCGATGGCAGGCGCCTGGCGCATCCGACGCGACGCGGCGCCGCTCATCGCCGCCGCCGATGTCGTCCACCTGCACAGCAACGGACTGCTGCCAGAGATCGCGGCCGGCATCGCGCGGCGGCTGCGCAAGCCGATCGTGCTGACCCTGTACGGCACGGAGATCTGGCACTACCGCCGCAAGCGGCTGCCGCCGGATCTCTTCACGCGCGCCTACCGGTCGGCGTCGGCTGTGGTCTTCTACAGCGGCGGGCTGCTGGCGCGCGCCCGCGAGCTGGGGCTCGATCGCCCGTCACTGCACGTGATCTATCCCGCCGTGGCCGCGTCGTTCCGGCATCACGACCGTGCCGCGCAGCAGCGTGAACGGGAGGCGCTCGGTATCGACGCGCGCCATCTCCTGGTCAACGTCAAGCGGCTGCACCCGTTGGCCGGGCAGCGCTATCTGATCGAAGCGCTGCCCGCCGTGCTGCGCGCGCATCCCGACACTCACCTCGTGATCTGCGGCAGCGGGTCGCTGCTGCCAGACCTGCAGTCATTGGTACGATCGACCGGCACGGAACGTCAGGTCACCTTTGCCGGCCTCGTCGACAACGCCACCGTCGCCCGCTACTGCGCGGCCGCCGATTGTTTCGTGCTGCCGTCGCTCCTCGAGGCGCTGCCGACCGTCGCGGTCGAGGCGCTGGCGTCGGGCACGCCGGTCGTGTCGTCCGACAACCCCGGCGGCGTCGAGCTGCACGGCGTGTTCGGCGACGACGTGCGAGTCGTGCCGCGGGAGAATCCCGCTGCGCTCGCCGCGGCGATAAGCGCGAGGCTGGAGACGCAGGAACGCACCGCGGCCGCGACAGCCACGGCGATCGAGCAGCATTTCAGGGCCGCGGCGGTTGCCCGCCAGTACTGGGATCTCTACGACGCGGTTCGGAGCGGCGCCGCATGCTGA
- a CDS encoding GatB/YqeY domain-containing protein: protein MTLVDRIARDMPEAMKARDQVKLSTLRMLKAALMNGEVAKARPLEEAEAQQVLASLVKQRRDSIEQFRNAGRTDLVDKESAELAILEQYAPPAVTAAALEEAVDAAIRETGATTAKDMGRVMKAVMSSLAGQSVDGKTVNELVRRKLG from the coding sequence ATGACACTCGTCGATCGCATCGCCAGAGACATGCCCGAGGCGATGAAGGCGCGCGACCAGGTGAAGCTCTCTACTCTGCGCATGCTGAAGGCGGCCCTGATGAATGGCGAGGTGGCGAAGGCACGGCCGCTGGAGGAGGCCGAGGCTCAGCAGGTGCTGGCGTCGCTGGTCAAACAGCGTCGCGACTCGATCGAACAGTTCCGAAATGCCGGGCGAACGGACCTCGTCGACAAGGAGAGCGCCGAGCTGGCCATCCTCGAGCAGTACGCGCCGCCGGCGGTCACGGCGGCGGCACTCGAAGAGGCGGTGGACGCCGCCATACGGGAAACGGGGGCGACCACCGCCAAGGACATGGGCCGTGTGATGAAAGCGGTGATGAGTTCGCTGGCCGGCCAGTCCGTCGATGGCAAGACGGTGAACGAACTGGTGCGTAGAAAACTTGGCTGA
- a CDS encoding rhomboid family intramembrane serine protease, with the protein MTPAVKALLYANIAVYVVSLFVPAVVGWLGLVPRLVVENRFVWQPVTYMFVHARAPTHILFNMLILWMFGVELERMWRTRFFLKFYAITGIGAGLLSVLVSLLPFAATRATYDADIIGASGALYGLLLAFALYYPNRPILMFFFFPVPAKYFVAILGAIAFITSLESSSGVAATTHLGGLLVAYVYLQGGRGGLTAEIKYRYLKWKMNRLRRKFDVYSGGRRDRPDWDRHVH; encoded by the coding sequence ATGACCCCTGCGGTGAAGGCGCTGCTGTACGCCAACATCGCCGTCTACGTCGTGTCGCTGTTCGTCCCGGCCGTGGTCGGCTGGTTGGGCTTGGTCCCCAGGCTCGTCGTCGAAAACCGGTTCGTCTGGCAGCCGGTGACCTACATGTTCGTGCACGCGCGCGCGCCGACCCACATCCTGTTCAACATGCTCATCCTCTGGATGTTCGGTGTGGAGCTGGAGCGGATGTGGCGCACGCGGTTCTTCCTGAAGTTCTACGCGATCACCGGCATCGGCGCGGGGCTGCTGTCCGTGCTCGTCTCGCTGCTGCCGTTTGCCGCCACGCGCGCGACCTACGACGCGGACATCATCGGCGCGTCGGGCGCGCTCTACGGCCTGCTGCTGGCGTTCGCGCTCTACTACCCCAACCGGCCGATCCTGATGTTCTTTTTCTTTCCGGTACCGGCCAAGTATTTCGTGGCGATCCTGGGAGCCATCGCCTTCATCACGTCGCTCGAGAGCAGCAGCGGCGTGGCCGCGACCACGCATCTCGGCGGACTCCTGGTCGCCTATGTCTACCTGCAGGGCGGGCGCGGCGGTCTGACGGCTGAAATCAAGTACCGCTATCTGAAGTGGAAGATGAACCGGCTGCGCCGCAAGTTCGACGTCTATTCGGGGGGCCGCCGCGATCGCCCCGATTGGGATCGCCACGTCCACTGA
- a CDS encoding cupin domain-containing protein, translated as MPPSVSLYRWDELALEKVTEMISRKIVTGDREMVAQIYLKKGAIVPMHNHESEQMTYVLQGALKFLINGEEITVREGEVLHIPSWVEHQAEALDDTFELDLFAPIRRDWLDHTDHYFHQK; from the coding sequence ATGCCGCCATCCGTCAGCCTGTATCGCTGGGACGAACTCGCGCTGGAGAAGGTCACCGAGATGATCTCCCGCAAGATCGTCACCGGCGACCGCGAAATGGTCGCCCAGATCTACCTGAAGAAGGGGGCGATCGTACCGATGCACAATCACGAGAGCGAGCAGATGACCTATGTCCTGCAGGGGGCGCTGAAGTTCCTCATCAACGGCGAGGAAATCACCGTCCGCGAAGGCGAGGTCCTGCACATCCCGTCATGGGTCGAGCACCAGGCCGAGGCGCTCGACGATACCTTCGAACTGGATCTGTTCGCGCCGATCCGCCGCGACTGGCTCGACCACACCGATCACTACTTTCATCAAAAGTAG
- a CDS encoding dehydrogenase E1 component subunit alpha/beta, whose amino-acid sequence MKATAVRAAKDTAARSYAGLSAADLLRAYRTMVTSRKLDDKEIQLKNQSLIFFQISGAGHEAVLTAAGMVLRPGYDWFHPYYRDRALCLALGVTPLEMLLAAVGAKDDPASGGRQMPSHWGHRALNIVSQSSPTGTQALHAIGTAEAGRLYEHLVDIPERESRFHADEVTYLSIGEGTTSEGEFWESLNSACTLRLPVVYLVEDNGYAISVPVEVNTPGGDISRLVSSFPGLLVQSIDGTDFLDSYKAMRSAVDYARARNGPALVHAKVTRPYSHSLSDDEKLYKPAEERAAEAKRDPIARLASFLVAEEIASESELKALVGDVEQEINLAVEAAKTAEKPARNTVSLYVYSPDVDPASAAFSTEPNPEGKPDTMVAAINRTLKDEMARDPRIVVFGEDVADCSREGALDQVSGKGGVFKVTHGLQRAFGSRRVFNSPLAEANIIGRAVGMAVRGIKPVVEIQFFDYIWPAMMQIRDEMSMMRYRSNNHWSCPMVIRTAIGGYLRGGAPYHSQSGESIFAHCPGIRVVFPSNARDAAGLLRTSIRCDDPVLFLEHKHLYRQTYNKSEYSGPEYMIPFGKAAVRREGSDVTVLTWGALVQRTLLAAQQAEKDGISVQVLDLRTIMPFDWDAIGAAVRKTNRVIIAHEDQLTCGFGAELAARIADELFAQLDAPVRRVAALDTPVAYYPDLEEEILPQSADVLKAIRELARY is encoded by the coding sequence ATGAAGGCGACGGCAGTACGTGCGGCAAAGGACACGGCGGCGCGTAGCTACGCGGGTCTGTCGGCAGCCGATCTACTGCGGGCCTACCGCACGATGGTCACGTCGCGGAAGCTGGACGACAAGGAGATTCAGCTCAAGAACCAGAGCCTGATCTTCTTCCAGATCAGCGGCGCCGGACACGAAGCGGTGCTCACCGCGGCCGGCATGGTGCTCCGGCCCGGCTACGACTGGTTCCACCCGTACTATCGCGACCGCGCGCTGTGTCTCGCGCTCGGTGTCACGCCGCTCGAGATGCTGCTCGCCGCGGTCGGCGCGAAAGACGATCCGGCGTCCGGAGGGCGGCAGATGCCGTCGCACTGGGGCCACCGCGCGCTCAACATCGTGTCGCAGTCGAGCCCCACCGGTACGCAGGCGCTGCACGCGATTGGCACCGCGGAAGCCGGCCGTCTCTACGAACACCTCGTCGACATTCCGGAACGGGAATCGCGCTTCCATGCCGACGAGGTCACCTATCTCTCGATCGGCGAAGGAACCACCAGCGAAGGGGAGTTCTGGGAGTCGCTCAACTCGGCCTGCACCCTGAGGCTGCCGGTCGTGTATCTCGTTGAAGACAACGGCTACGCGATCTCGGTCCCCGTCGAAGTGAATACGCCGGGCGGCGACATTTCCAGACTGGTGTCGTCGTTTCCGGGCCTCCTGGTGCAGAGCATCGACGGCACCGACTTCCTCGACAGCTACAAGGCGATGCGCAGCGCCGTCGACTACGCGCGCGCCCGCAACGGGCCGGCGCTTGTCCACGCGAAGGTGACGCGTCCCTACTCGCACTCGCTCTCGGACGACGAGAAGCTGTACAAGCCCGCCGAGGAGCGGGCGGCTGAGGCCAAGCGGGACCCGATTGCGCGGCTTGCCAGTTTCCTCGTCGCCGAAGAGATCGCCAGCGAATCCGAACTCAAGGCGCTCGTCGGCGACGTCGAACAGGAGATCAATCTCGCCGTCGAGGCCGCGAAGACGGCCGAAAAGCCCGCCCGCAACACGGTCTCGCTCTACGTCTACTCTCCCGACGTCGACCCGGCCTCGGCCGCGTTCAGCACCGAGCCGAATCCCGAGGGCAAACCCGACACGATGGTGGCCGCCATCAACCGCACGCTCAAGGACGAAATGGCGCGCGACCCGCGCATCGTCGTGTTCGGCGAGGACGTGGCGGACTGCAGCCGCGAGGGCGCGCTCGACCAGGTCTCGGGCAAGGGGGGCGTGTTCAAGGTGACCCACGGCCTGCAGCGCGCCTTCGGCAGCAGGCGCGTCTTCAACTCGCCGCTGGCCGAAGCGAACATCATCGGCCGCGCCGTCGGCATGGCGGTGCGCGGCATCAAGCCGGTCGTCGAGATCCAGTTCTTCGACTACATCTGGCCGGCGATGATGCAGATCCGCGACGAGATGTCGATGATGCGCTACCGGTCGAACAACCACTGGTCGTGCCCGATGGTGATCCGGACGGCGATCGGCGGCTACCTGCGCGGCGGCGCGCCGTACCACTCGCAGTCGGGCGAGAGCATCTTCGCCCATTGCCCCGGCATCCGTGTGGTGTTCCCGTCGAACGCGCGCGACGCCGCCGGCCTGCTGCGGACATCCATCCGCTGCGATGACCCGGTCCTGTTCCTCGAGCACAAGCACCTCTACCGTCAGACCTACAACAAGAGCGAGTACTCGGGGCCGGAGTACATGATCCCGTTCGGCAAGGCCGCGGTGCGCCGCGAGGGCAGCGACGTCACCGTGCTGACGTGGGGTGCTCTCGTCCAGCGGACGCTGCTGGCCGCGCAGCAGGCCGAGAAGGACGGCATCAGCGTCCAGGTGCTCGACCTGCGGACGATCATGCCATTCGACTGGGACGCGATCGGCGCCGCGGTCAGGAAGACCAATCGCGTGATCATCGCGCACGAAGATCAGCTCACCTGCGGGTTCGGCGCCGAGCTGGCGGCGCGCATCGCCGACGAGCTGTTCGCGCAACTCGACGCGCCGGTGCGCCGCGTCGCGGCGCTCGACACACCGGTCGCCTATTACCCCGATCTCGAGGAAGAGATCCTGCCGCAGTCCGCTGACGTGCTAAAGGCTATCCGGGAACTGGCGCGCTACTGA
- a CDS encoding ParB N-terminal domain-containing protein, whose protein sequence is MAKKAVRRRKVAAGSVGLTPAEVRTADNSQLDSLGVQVEADGGAVLGRYSEPFGGKPVLLVALPIASVEPTPYQRDPSDAHVKRLMGVFEKIGLFLDPIIAIRHEDKYWTPNGNHRLQALRRLGARTIVALLVPDPQVAFKILALNTEKAHNLKEKSLETIRMARALAASRGSAATPERSFEFEFELPSFLTLGAAYEERPRLSGGAYQPILRRVDGFVDEPMSKALKERERRARKVLKLDDAVSAVVEKLKAKGLTSPYLKPFVVARVNYTRFSKAASFDFDDAFDKIIASAKKFNTERVSQQDVAKTGGGGPVAEDD, encoded by the coding sequence ATGGCGAAGAAAGCGGTCCGCCGCAGGAAGGTCGCAGCGGGATCGGTCGGGCTGACTCCGGCCGAGGTGCGCACGGCCGACAACAGCCAACTCGACAGCCTGGGCGTACAGGTGGAAGCAGATGGCGGCGCCGTGCTCGGCCGTTACAGCGAACCGTTCGGCGGCAAGCCGGTGCTGCTCGTGGCGCTGCCGATCGCCTCGGTCGAGCCCACCCCCTACCAGCGCGATCCGTCCGACGCGCACGTCAAGCGGCTGATGGGCGTCTTCGAGAAAATCGGCCTGTTCCTCGACCCGATCATCGCGATCCGTCACGAGGACAAGTACTGGACGCCGAACGGCAACCACCGCCTGCAGGCGCTGCGCCGGCTCGGCGCCAGGACGATCGTCGCGCTGCTCGTGCCGGACCCGCAAGTCGCGTTCAAGATCCTCGCCCTCAACACCGAGAAGGCACACAACCTGAAGGAGAAGTCGCTCGAGACGATCCGGATGGCGCGGGCGCTCGCCGCCAGCCGCGGCTCGGCCGCTACGCCGGAACGATCGTTCGAGTTCGAGTTCGAGCTGCCGTCGTTTCTGACGCTGGGCGCCGCGTACGAAGAGCGGCCGCGGCTGAGCGGCGGCGCCTACCAGCCGATCCTGCGACGGGTGGACGGCTTCGTCGACGAGCCGATGAGCAAGGCGTTGAAGGAACGCGAGCGGCGCGCCCGAAAAGTCCTGAAGCTGGACGACGCCGTGTCGGCGGTCGTCGAGAAACTGAAGGCGAAGGGATTGACCAGCCCGTACCTCAAGCCGTTCGTCGTGGCCCGCGTGAACTACACACGGTTTTCCAAGGCGGCGTCATTCGACTTCGACGACGCCTTCGACAAGATCATTGCGAGCGCGAAGAAATTCAACACCGAGCGGGTCAGCCAGCAGGATGTCGCGAAAACAGGAGGGGGAGGCCCCGTCGCCGAGGACGACTGA